A stretch of DNA from Phycisphaerae bacterium:
CCCGCCACCGGCTTCCCATCCCATGTCACCCTTGAAACCCAATGCCGACCTTCCGTTGCTTCCGCCAGCGCCTCAAAGAAATGCTTGGGATACACGGGCGAACCCAGCCGGCCCATGTTCTCCGCATACAACTGCCACACCAGATCGAGATGCTCCTCGCCGTGTGCGATCGCAAGCCCAAACCGCTCCCGCCCTTGCCGTGCCGCGGCCCGCGCCTTGCGCGGAAGCCAGCCCAACACCTCCTCAGGGCGACCCGGCAATTCGCGCTCGAATCCGACGTACCGGTCCGAGACTGCAAGCTCGTCGATCGACGCCTTCTCGCTGCGGAACTCCACGCAGCGGCAGGATAACTCCGAACACAAATCCCGAGCCGCTCGGAACAGCGCCCCCGCCGGTTCCACATCGTCCGCCAGAATCCCCCCGCCTACGGCATAGGGAACGCTGATCAACATGGAACCAAGGAAGAGACTCCGCACGTGAAACAACGGCAGGCAACCCGCAATACGTCCTTCTCGCATGGCAACCAGGTAGATGGGACGATGCTGGAACGACTTCTCCACTGCCCACCGCCAGCCCCAGGTGTGGAAAATCGTGCCATTGGGGTGACGCGCCACATACGCATTCCATTCATCGCAGCGAAGGTCATCGATTTGTTCGATATGCGCGCTGGCGACTGCACCGCGCGAATGCGCTCCGTCCCGGCATGGCGTAATGTCCAGCACCTCAGGCGCCATGCCCGGCTCCCTTCGCAAGGCCCGCCACACAAGCCGGTTCCCATGCGACTCGTCCCTGGGCTACCTCGGATCGCACGTACTGAAACTTCCCCGACGCCGACGCAGTGATTCGGTTGACAACCTCTACCCGAACAGGAATATCGCCTCCCACTGCCCGGCCAACCGCCGTCGCAATGGCCTCTCGATCCGGCGCTCCCCGTCCCTCCACGCCGGATACTTCCACCTGCACGACGTAATTCACACGCTGCCGGATGCGAAAAGCTCCCACGTCCTCACGCTCCCGCAGGGGATAGATCACCGCCAGCGCATGACGCCTCGTACCGTCCGGAAGGTGCACGAAATCCGTCGTTCGCCCCTCCACGACATCCATCAGCGGCAGCCCGCGCCCGCATGTGCACCGTCCCACTTGCAAGCGCCCTACATCGCCCGTTTGATAGCGAATCAGCGGCATTCCCAGGGCGTCCAGGTGCGTCACCACGATTTCGCCCGACTCCCCGGCCTCCACCGGACGCCCATCGCGCAAGATCTCAATGAAAACTTGTTCCGCGTTGATGTGCATGCCGCCGTCCGGGCACTCATGTGCGAGAAAACCCGCGTCGCGAGCGCCATAGCCGTCAGCCACGGGGCATTGGAAATAGTCCTCCAGGTTCTCGCGATCGTGGGGAAAGCACACCTCGCCGGTGACGAAAACCGCCTTCAGCGATTCCAGGTTGCCCGCCCTTCCGCGCGAGCGGCCGTAGTTCGCAAGCAGTGCGAGGCTACTCGGGTATCCAAAAATGCAATGTGGGCGAAATCGATCCAACTCGTCAAAGTACGCATCAAGGCGCGCTGGCGACATATCGAAGGCGCTGAGCAGCCGGTGGTTGAACAACCGGTCGCGCCACGCCTTGTACCGGTCCGTTCGGCGTAGCTCGATCGGCGAACCCCAAAGATACAACTCGCGATCGCCGAACTCAGCGCCGAACCAGCGATGGGTGCGGATTCGCGCTGCCTGGTCCGCGGCCTGTCGTCGCCGACAGACGAAGAAACGCAACGGCTCACCGCTGGAGCCTCCCGTATCAAATGGGTGAAGTCCCCCGGCAACCTCCGCCCAAACCATCTTCTCAATATTGGCGCGAATCTCGGCCTTTTTGAGAACTGGGAGTTTCAGGAGCACCTCGAATGGGTCGTCTCGCAATACATCCACACCCGCTTGCGCGAATCGATCCCGGTAGAACCGGGTGTGACGTGCCGCGTGGTTCAATAACGCCCCCAGCTTCTCGCCCTGAAGCGCCCGGATCTCGGCCGGAGACCGCCACTGCGATGCCTCCAGCTCGGCCGCCAGGCGCAGCGTCGGCCGGCCAAGCAACCGCTCATGCACGGGCAGGAGAACCTGTCGAGCCAGGATGCCGAACATTCACTTCCGTTCCAGGAACCTCGTGCGCGTACCTACCGCGCATGACGCCACCATCCCCTTCCCGTCGATTACTGCCCGTTTTATCGGTAGAAGAACTGACGCAATTTGGCTGAGCCGCGTAAAACGCACCGGGGTGACGGTACTGGTCACCTGGCCTCCCAAACCTCTGCTTAACAATTTCTTAACAGCTCACGGCATACGCCCCACCGACGGATTCACTATGCTCATGGGTCTCTCGACCCCCCGGGGCCGCCAACAAGACCAAAGATAATGCGCAGGAACGCATCGATCGGTCAGACGGCGCGCTCCGTTTCCTGGTACCACCCGGCGTCGCCACCGTTTCCCCCGCTGCTGTCAGCGTCTTGAATTGCGCCCGCGATCCCGCACTCGCCGCAGCCTTCGTTCGCTACAACCTCACGGAAGACGGACAAAAGCTCTGGGGCCTCCGCACCGAGAAAGGATCGGTAAACTCCTCCACCCTCTACCACTATCCGATTCTCCCTGCGATCCACGAGGAATTCAGCTCCGATCTGGCCATCAGCGAGAA
This window harbors:
- a CDS encoding FemAB family PEP-CTERM system-associated protein, with the translated sequence MAPEVLDITPCRDGAHSRGAVASAHIEQIDDLRCDEWNAYVARHPNGTIFHTWGWRWAVEKSFQHRPIYLVAMREGRIAGCLPLFHVRSLFLGSMLISVPYAVGGGILADDVEPAGALFRAARDLCSELSCRCVEFRSEKASIDELAVSDRYVGFERELPGRPEEVLGWLPRKARAAARQGRERFGLAIAHGEEHLDLVWQLYAENMGRLGSPVYPKHFFEALAEATEGRHWVSRVTWDGKPVAGLVTFLHGDRVMPYFFGSTPSAKVCHAANFIYMSVMERAVEEGYRAFDFGRSRRDNAGSCDFKRFQGFTPRPLGYQTYCPPGEHAPASSPSSGRYALARHIWRHLPLALTTALGGRLTKHFPG
- a CDS encoding phenylacetate--CoA ligase family protein, which produces MFGILARQVLLPVHERLLGRPTLRLAAELEASQWRSPAEIRALQGEKLGALLNHAARHTRFYRDRFAQAGVDVLRDDPFEVLLKLPVLKKAEIRANIEKMVWAEVAGGLHPFDTGGSSGEPLRFFVCRRRQAADQAARIRTHRWFGAEFGDRELYLWGSPIELRRTDRYKAWRDRLFNHRLLSAFDMSPARLDAYFDELDRFRPHCIFGYPSSLALLANYGRSRGRAGNLESLKAVFVTGEVCFPHDRENLEDYFQCPVADGYGARDAGFLAHECPDGGMHINAEQVFIEILRDGRPVEAGESGEIVVTHLDALGMPLIRYQTGDVGRLQVGRCTCGRGLPLMDVVEGRTTDFVHLPDGTRRHALAVIYPLREREDVGAFRIRQRVNYVVQVEVSGVEGRGAPDREAIATAVGRAVGGDIPVRVEVVNRITASASGKFQYVRSEVAQGRVAWEPACVAGLAKGAGHGA